Genomic segment of Nitrospiria bacterium:
CCGGTCTTCACGTTTCACTCGGTCGAACCGGAACCCTTCGAATCCCGCCTCCGGTATCTCCACAGGAACGGATACCGGACCCTGACGGCCGATGAATTGCTGGCCGTTCTCAACCGTGAGGCGCCGGTTCCGGACCGCTCGGTGGTGCTCTCGTTTGACGACGGGTGGGGGAGCCTTAAAACGGTGGCCTACCCCTTGCTCAAACAATACGGGTTTAAAGCCGTCGCCTTTATCGCCCCGGCCCTGATCGGCGATGAAACGGCCGGGTCTGTGAAATCCGATCGGCGCCGATTTTGCACGTGGGCGGAACTCCGGGAAATGCAGCTGAGCGGCGTCGTGGATATCCAGTCACACAGCCTGAATCATCCTCGGGTGTTCATATCCCCCAAGATTGTGGATTTCCATCGTCCAAAAAGAAGCGGGAATCATCCGAAGCTGAACTTCCCCGTGTATCGCGAAAGCGGGCAGGATCGCTGGGATCGACAGGGACGGATCGGGATGCCGATTTACGAGAGCCAATCGATTTTTTCCGGGCGTCACCGGTATTTTGACGATGAGAAACTTCGGGAGATGTGCGTTCAATTTGTGGCCGAACGGGGCGAATCGGAATTTTTTTCAAAGAAGGGCTCCACCCAAACGCTTTTAAAGATCGTCCAGGATTACCGGAATTCAAACATCGACCTCGGGCGCTTTGCGGATTCGGCCGAGACCGATCGGGCCATGATCGAGGAACTCCAAGGATCAAAGCGCCGGATCGAGGAAAAACTGCCCGGGCACCGGGTCCGGCATTTTTGCTACCCCTGGTGGAACGGATGCGAACGGGCCGTGCAACTTTCGAAAGAGACGGGATACGAGGCCAATTTCTGGGGACGATTGGTACGCCGTCCCGCGAACCGTCCCGGGGACGACCCCTTCCATATCGTTCGCCTGCGGGATTATTATATCTTCCGCCTGCCCGGAGAGGGCCGGAAATCGTTGCGGTCCGTGGCCTCGGAACGTTCCGAAATGTAAGGCGCCCGAACCGCCGAATCGTCTCAAAGCCGTCATGAAAACCTTGCGAATCCTACAGATCAATTCCGGTACCGGCTGGAGCGGAAGCCACCATCAGGTCTATCTCCTGAGCCGGGGGCTGGCCGAGCGGGGCCACGAGGTGACCGTCGTTTGCGAGGCCGACAGCCATCTGATGGAAAAGGCCCGGGCGGCCGGCCTGAG
This window contains:
- a CDS encoding polysaccharide deacetylase family protein, translated to MTRTLPPTRSGGTDRREPGMPEEIRWKGYPSRIEMMGEEEFQSGVKEIPHSEFTSPREGIRSLTRSERSDIVRNMSELTTDASLRKMWRAFKNQTPALTAVLHWGYPRFVFDGWIRTLKGQVPVFTFHSVEPEPFESRLRYLHRNGYRTLTADELLAVLNREAPVPDRSVVLSFDDGWGSLKTVAYPLLKQYGFKAVAFIAPALIGDETAGSVKSDRRRFCTWAELREMQLSGVVDIQSHSLNHPRVFISPKIVDFHRPKRSGNHPKLNFPVYRESGQDRWDRQGRIGMPIYESQSIFSGRHRYFDDEKLREMCVQFVAERGESEFFSKKGSTQTLLKIVQDYRNSNIDLGRFADSAETDRAMIEELQGSKRRIEEKLPGHRVRHFCYPWWNGCERAVQLSKETGYEANFWGRLVRRPANRPGDDPFHIVRLRDYYIFRLPGEGRKSLRSVASERSEM